One Pseudomonas sp. C27(2019) DNA window includes the following coding sequences:
- the mrcB gene encoding penicillin-binding protein 1B has product MTQKRTSRPSKKAASRRKTKASGRWLGLFVKLSIVAIVVLAGVLIYLDAVVQEKFSGKRWTVPAKVYARPLELFAGQKLNKQDFLTELSALGYRNESSASSSGAVAVNGNTVDLHTRGFQFYEGAEPAQALRVRFSGNSVASLTQSNGRALAVARLEPLLVGGLYPAHQEDRILIRLDQAPELLSQALIAVEDRDFYTHHGVSPKSIARALWVNTSSGALRQGGSTLTQQLVKNFFLTNERTLTRKVTEALMSLLLELHYSKQDILEAYLNEVFLGQDGQRAVHGFGLASQYFFSQPLSELKLHQVALLVGMVKGPSYYNPRRQPERALERRNLVIDLLAEQGTVDKEQAAQAKQRPLGITKRGSLANSTYPGFMDLVKRQLREDYRDEDLTEEGLSIFTSFDPILQRKAEETLAQTYKQLAGRKGIDEVEAAMVVSNPETGEVLALLGSRLPRYAGFNRALDAVRPIGSLVKPAVYLAALEQPSQYTLTHYIQDASFSVKSRSGKVWTPQNNDRKEHGTVFLYQGLAQSYNLSTAKLGLEMGVPQVLKTVRKLGVKRDWPAYPSMLLGAGSLTPIEVADMYQTIANGGFNTPLRAIRSVLNAQGEPLGRYPYTIEQRFDAGAIYLTQEAMRRVMTEGTGRSVYNRVPSSVVLAGKTGTSNDLRDSWFAGFGQDLLAVVWMGRDDNGKTPLTGASGALQVWANFMQKAAPSSLQMPLPSNVVMAWVDAYSGLGSAEGCPGAVQMPYIRGSEPLPGESCDKPISLPAPVESVKSWIRGWLN; this is encoded by the coding sequence TACTTGCCGGCGTACTTATATATCTTGATGCAGTGGTTCAGGAGAAGTTTTCCGGTAAGCGCTGGACTGTGCCAGCTAAAGTCTATGCTCGGCCTTTAGAGTTGTTTGCTGGACAAAAGCTTAACAAGCAAGATTTTTTAACTGAGTTGAGTGCTTTGGGTTATCGTAACGAGTCTTCGGCCAGTAGTTCTGGGGCTGTGGCGGTTAACGGCAATACCGTTGATTTGCATACCCGTGGTTTTCAATTTTATGAAGGTGCTGAGCCTGCGCAAGCACTGCGCGTGCGTTTCTCTGGAAACAGCGTTGCTAGTTTGACGCAGAGTAATGGTCGCGCGCTGGCGGTTGCTCGCTTAGAGCCCTTATTAGTTGGTGGTTTGTATCCAGCACATCAAGAAGATCGAATTTTAATTCGTCTCGATCAAGCGCCTGAATTATTGTCGCAAGCGCTGATTGCAGTCGAGGATCGAGACTTTTATACGCACCATGGTGTCTCTCCCAAGTCGATTGCACGTGCTCTGTGGGTTAATACCTCATCAGGCGCTTTGCGCCAAGGCGGTAGTACGCTGACTCAGCAGCTGGTGAAAAACTTCTTCCTCACTAATGAGCGCACTTTGACTCGAAAAGTCACAGAGGCATTGATGTCGCTGCTGCTTGAGTTGCATTACAGTAAGCAAGATATTTTAGAAGCCTATCTCAACGAAGTGTTTCTTGGTCAGGATGGCCAGCGTGCGGTGCATGGTTTTGGTTTGGCCAGTCAGTACTTCTTCAGTCAGCCCTTGTCTGAGCTGAAGCTGCATCAGGTGGCATTGTTAGTGGGGATGGTGAAAGGACCGTCCTATTACAACCCGCGTCGCCAGCCTGAACGTGCGCTTGAGCGCCGCAACTTGGTCATTGACTTGCTCGCTGAGCAGGGAACGGTTGATAAGGAACAAGCAGCGCAAGCTAAGCAACGCCCGTTGGGTATTACCAAGCGCGGTAGCCTTGCCAATAGTACCTATCCAGGATTTATGGATTTGGTCAAACGTCAATTGCGTGAAGACTACCGTGACGAAGATTTAACTGAGGAAGGTTTGAGTATCTTTACCAGTTTTGACCCAATCTTGCAGCGCAAAGCAGAAGAAACGCTGGCGCAAACCTATAAGCAATTAGCAGGTCGCAAGGGGATTGATGAGGTTGAGGCGGCAATGGTCGTGAGCAACCCAGAAACGGGAGAGGTGTTAGCCTTGCTCGGTAGTCGCTTGCCACGTTACGCGGGCTTTAACCGCGCCTTAGATGCTGTACGACCAATTGGATCATTGGTTAAGCCTGCGGTCTACCTTGCAGCTTTAGAGCAACCTAGTCAGTATACTTTGACGCATTACATTCAAGACGCATCATTTTCAGTGAAAAGCCGCAGCGGTAAAGTGTGGACACCACAAAACAACGATCGCAAAGAGCATGGTACGGTTTTTTTATATCAAGGATTGGCGCAATCGTATAATCTCTCAACAGCCAAACTGGGCTTGGAAATGGGCGTGCCACAGGTTTTAAAAACTGTACGCAAACTAGGTGTTAAGCGTGACTGGCCGGCTTACCCGTCTATGTTGCTGGGGGCGGGCAGTTTGACACCAATAGAAGTTGCTGACATGTATCAAACCATCGCCAATGGTGGTTTTAATACCCCTCTACGTGCTATTCGTAGCGTGCTAAATGCGCAAGGAGAGCCCTTGGGGCGCTATCCGTACACAATTGAGCAGCGCTTTGATGCGGGTGCAATCTACTTGACTCAAGAAGCGATGCGACGGGTGATGACTGAAGGGACAGGTCGTTCTGTTTATAACCGCGTACCCTCTTCTGTGGTGCTGGCAGGTAAAACAGGCACCAGTAATGATTTGCGCGATAGCTGGTTTGCAGGGTTTGGTCAGGATTTGCTTGCAGTGGTTTGGATGGGGCGTGATGATAATGGTAAAACACCACTAACGGGTGCCAGTGGCGCATTACAAGTTTGGGCGAATTTTATGCAAAAAGCAGCGCCAAGTTCATTACAGATGCCTCTCCCGAGTAATGTGGTTATGGCGTGGGTGGATGCGTATTCTGGCCTAGGCAGTGCCGAAGGCTGCCCTGGCGCGGTGCAAATGCCTTATATACGAGGCAGTGAACCATTGCCTGGTGAGTCTTGTGATAAGCCGATCTCTTTACCTGCGCCTGTAGAGTCGGTCAAAAGCTGGATTCGAGGTTGGTTAAATTAA
- a CDS encoding M48 family metallopeptidase, whose protein sequence is MSKHAVILIALAALLAGCSGAQHRSIPVVESGGPLTPGAMRDSRVRQAGTQQQMQQGQTAHEQADAQGVQVYAVPSAPIGGIETHSPGSTAETPAAPVASMPIGNQTRLAADEQLSGPVLALLTTAKQQQTSGDFNGAASSLERAQRIAPREPQVLYRLAEVRLAQGNPSQAEQLAQRGLSYSNGRPALQAGLWELIARARAQQGDTAGAEEAQRRARVNL, encoded by the coding sequence GTGAGCAAGCACGCAGTCATTTTAATTGCACTAGCAGCACTTTTAGCTGGCTGTTCTGGTGCGCAGCATCGATCTATTCCGGTTGTTGAAAGTGGTGGGCCGCTAACGCCTGGCGCTATGCGTGATAGTAGAGTGCGGCAGGCTGGCACGCAGCAGCAGATGCAGCAAGGTCAAACTGCTCATGAGCAAGCTGATGCGCAAGGCGTGCAGGTTTATGCTGTGCCAAGTGCGCCGATTGGCGGTATCGAAACGCACAGTCCTGGCTCAACAGCTGAGACGCCTGCTGCTCCTGTGGCATCGATGCCGATTGGTAATCAGACACGTTTAGCTGCAGATGAGCAGCTGTCGGGGCCTGTGCTTGCGCTGCTAACAACTGCAAAGCAGCAGCAAACGAGTGGTGATTTTAATGGTGCAGCATCAAGTCTTGAGCGTGCACAGCGAATCGCACCACGCGAGCCGCAAGTGCTTTACCGCTTGGCAGAAGTACGCTTAGCGCAGGGTAATCCAAGTCAAGCTGAACAGCTCGCTCAACGCGGCTTGAGTTACAGCAATGGTCGACCTGCTCTACAGGCGGGGCTTTGGGAATTAATTGCCCGCGCTCGAGCGCAGCAAGGTGACACTGCTGGTGCAGAAGAAGCACAGCGTCGTGCTCGGGTTAACTTGTAA
- a CDS encoding YqcC family protein, with amino-acid sequence MAAQIRLKLRELLSSLENELQQLGWWQQQEPSIEALQSQQPFCVDTLEFAQWLQWVFVPRMLSILDSGHALPSQCAIFEMAEVVYREQRTTVATLLDCLKCIDATIMTSNRLG; translated from the coding sequence ATGGCTGCACAGATTCGTTTGAAACTGCGTGAGTTGTTGTCCAGCTTAGAAAATGAGTTGCAACAACTGGGCTGGTGGCAGCAGCAAGAGCCGAGTATTGAGGCGCTACAAAGCCAGCAGCCGTTCTGTGTTGATACCTTGGAATTTGCGCAATGGCTGCAGTGGGTTTTTGTGCCGCGCATGCTGAGCATTTTAGATTCTGGGCATGCGTTGCCGAGCCAGTGTGCAATTTTTGAGATGGCAGAAGTTGTATACCGTGAACAGCGCACTACAGTTGCAACCCTGCTTGACTGTTTAAAGTGCATAGATGCAACCATTATGACATCGAATCGACTTGGTTAA
- a CDS encoding DUF4124 domain-containing protein, which translates to MRRLITTASLLLVFSSLAIAAPIYKWVDAQGVTHFGSEPPSDRPAESVSTNSFQPPLPEKSAAQLAKEAEQQSSKTQAQIDREVRKQIAEETAALKKYCENVRHNLAQLENNPRVLAEIDGKPTRLSEEERQARIAEMKQVILERCTNIQ; encoded by the coding sequence ATGCGACGCTTAATAACCACCGCCAGCCTTCTATTAGTGTTCAGCTCTTTAGCAATTGCTGCACCTATTTACAAATGGGTCGATGCGCAAGGCGTTACTCATTTCGGATCAGAGCCGCCAAGTGATCGTCCTGCAGAAAGCGTGAGCACGAATTCTTTCCAGCCACCACTGCCAGAAAAATCAGCAGCGCAGTTGGCTAAAGAAGCTGAACAGCAAAGTTCTAAAACACAAGCTCAAATAGACCGTGAGGTTCGCAAACAGATCGCTGAAGAGACAGCTGCCCTTAAAAAGTATTGCGAGAACGTCCGGCATAATCTTGCACAGCTGGAAAACAACCCCAGGGTTTTAGCTGAAATTGACGGCAAGCCGACACGCCTCAGTGAAGAAGAACGCCAAGCCCGTATAGCCGAAATGAAGCAAGTCATACTTGAGCGCTGCACAAATATTCAATAA
- a CDS encoding acetolactate synthase 3 large subunit, which translates to MELLSGAEMLVRALRDEGVKYIYGYPGGAVLHIYDALFKEPALTHILVRHEQAATHMADGYARATGKAGVVFVTSGPGATNAVTGIATAFMDSIPMVVISGQVPTDMVGTDAFQETDMIGISRPIVKHSFMVKHPSEIPDVIKKAFYLAESGRPGPVVIDVPKDMTNPIDKFEYNYPKKAKLRSYAPATRGHSGQIRKAAEMLLAAKRPVVYAGGGVILGGASAQLTEMAKLLNAPVTNTLMGLGCFPGDDRQFVGMLGMHGSYTANLTMHHCDVLIAVGARFDDRVINGAAKFCPNAKIIHIDIDPASISKTIKADIPIVGPVDSVLNDMLAALKDIGTKPNPNVVASWWKQIDEWRGNGKLFPYDSGDGTIIKPQAVIETLCDVTNGNAFVTSDVGQHQMFAAQYYRFNKPNRWINSGGLGTMGFGFPAAMGIKLNFPDDDVACVTGEGSIQMNIQELSTCLQYDLPVKIINLNNGALGMVRQWQDMVYNSRYSHSYMESLPDFVKLVEAYGHVGIRITDLKDLKPKMEEAFAMKDRLVFLDIQVDTSEHVYPMQIRDGAMRDMWLSKTERT; encoded by the coding sequence GTGGAACTTTTATCCGGCGCAGAAATGCTCGTTCGCGCACTGCGTGACGAAGGCGTTAAATATATTTATGGCTACCCAGGTGGAGCCGTACTGCATATCTATGATGCATTATTCAAAGAGCCTGCTCTAACGCATATTTTGGTGCGTCATGAGCAAGCTGCAACGCATATGGCCGATGGCTATGCGCGTGCGACAGGTAAGGCGGGCGTTGTTTTTGTAACCTCAGGTCCAGGTGCGACTAATGCGGTGACGGGCATTGCTACTGCTTTTATGGACTCGATACCAATGGTGGTTATTTCTGGGCAAGTGCCGACTGATATGGTGGGTACGGATGCGTTCCAAGAAACCGATATGATTGGTATCTCACGCCCAATTGTTAAGCACAGCTTTATGGTTAAGCACCCTTCAGAAATTCCTGATGTGATCAAGAAGGCTTTCTATCTGGCTGAGTCAGGGCGTCCGGGCCCAGTGGTTATTGATGTCCCTAAGGATATGACTAACCCTATCGATAAATTTGAATACAATTACCCGAAAAAGGCCAAGTTGCGCTCTTATGCGCCGGCGACGCGTGGCCATTCAGGGCAAATCCGTAAGGCTGCTGAGATGCTGTTAGCTGCCAAGCGCCCTGTTGTCTATGCTGGTGGCGGTGTTATTTTGGGCGGAGCCTCAGCGCAGCTGACCGAAATGGCAAAACTGCTTAATGCGCCAGTTACCAATACCTTGATGGGTTTGGGTTGCTTTCCTGGTGATGATCGCCAGTTTGTTGGCATGCTGGGTATGCACGGTAGTTATACTGCTAACCTAACGATGCACCATTGTGACGTTTTGATTGCGGTGGGTGCGCGCTTTGATGATCGTGTTATTAATGGCGCAGCTAAGTTCTGTCCGAACGCAAAAATCATCCACATTGATATTGATCCAGCATCAATCTCTAAAACAATTAAAGCGGATATTCCAATTGTTGGCCCAGTTGATAGCGTTTTAAATGACATGCTGGCGGCTCTTAAAGATATTGGTACGAAGCCAAATCCTAATGTTGTTGCCAGCTGGTGGAAGCAGATTGATGAGTGGCGTGGTAACGGCAAGCTGTTCCCTTACGATAGTGGTGACGGGACTATTATCAAACCACAAGCTGTTATTGAGACTTTGTGTGATGTGACTAACGGCAATGCCTTTGTTACTTCCGATGTTGGCCAGCACCAAATGTTTGCTGCGCAATACTACCGCTTTAATAAGCCAAATCGTTGGATCAACTCAGGTGGTTTAGGAACGATGGGTTTTGGTTTTCCTGCGGCTATGGGGATCAAACTGAACTTTCCGGATGATGATGTTGCATGTGTGACCGGTGAAGGCAGTATTCAAATGAATATCCAAGAGCTTTCAACCTGTCTGCAATATGATCTACCGGTTAAGATCATTAACTTAAATAACGGCGCGCTAGGCATGGTTCGTCAGTGGCAGGACATGGTTTACAATAGCCGTTACTCTCATTCGTATATGGAATCATTGCCTGATTTTGTTAAGTTGGTTGAAGCTTACGGGCATGTGGGTATACGCATTACCGACTTGAAAGATCTCAAGCCGAAAATGGAAGAGGCGTTTGCAATGAAAGACCGTCTCGTATTCCTAGATATTCAAGTAGACACCAGTGAGCACGTGTACCCGATGCAAATTCGTGATGGTGCGATGCGCGATATGTGGCTCAGCAAAACGGAGCGGACATAA
- the ilvN gene encoding acetolactate synthase small subunit yields MRHIISLLMENEPGALSRVIGLFSQRNYNIESLTVAATEDPTLSRLTLTTIGKEEVIEQITKNLNKLIEVVKLVDLSESAHIERELMLVKVKASGAQRAEIKRTADIFRGQIVDVSPSLYTVQLAGTTDKLDSFIQAIGPASILEVVRSGVTGIARGDKVLSL; encoded by the coding sequence ATGAGACATATCATTTCTTTGTTGATGGAGAATGAACCTGGTGCCTTATCTCGCGTGATCGGGCTGTTTTCCCAACGTAACTATAATATTGAAAGTCTGACAGTTGCTGCGACAGAAGATCCAACCTTGTCGCGTCTAACGCTAACCACGATTGGCAAAGAAGAGGTGATTGAGCAAATCACTAAGAATCTAAATAAATTAATCGAAGTGGTGAAGTTGGTTGATTTGTCAGAAAGTGCACATATTGAGCGCGAGTTGATGCTGGTTAAAGTTAAAGCAAGTGGCGCTCAGCGAGCAGAGATCAAACGTACCGCTGATATTTTCAGAGGTCAGATTGTTGATGTTTCACCGAGTCTATATACCGTACAACTAGCGGGAACAACTGATAAACTGGACAGTTTTATCCAGGCGATTGGGCCTGCCTCTATTTTAGAGGTTGTACGCAGCGGTGTTACCGGTATTGCACGTGGCGATAAAGTTTTGAGCCTTTGA